The Sesamum indicum cultivar Zhongzhi No. 13 linkage group LG6, S_indicum_v1.0, whole genome shotgun sequence genomic interval CAACTTAGTGGATTCACAAGGCAATCCCGTCTCTGATCCTCATCGGGCAGGCTATTCCGTAATGGCACATAACTACCCTAAAGCATACCCAAGATTTTATATGATCAACACCACTGCTTTTATTGCGTCCCTCAGCATCATATTGCTTCTGATGAGTGGACTGCCCATAAGGCGCCGGTTTTTTATGTGGATTCTGATGGTGATCACATGGCTTGCAATTACAGCAATTGCACTGGCTTACACTGTCTCGATTATGGTGTTGACGCCTTCTCACGAAGAAAAATCTGTTCTGTCTGTGGTAGGATACTCAGTATTTGTGTGGCTCTGTTTGATGGCTCTTCTCCTAATTGGCCACACAATTCGTTTGATCATTAAGCTGGTTAGGGTNNNNNNNNNNNNNNNNNNTGAATAATGTTGGTGCTTGAAAGTGTTTATGGTTTGCaactttctttgttttgttaGTGTTTACTTTTTCCTAGTGGTGTTGTGATCAAAAGTTTACTTTCGATGTTTACCAATCATAGCGAAGCAGTTCTAAGTCAACTCCATGTTTACTTAAGCTCTCCTTTTTCAGTTGTCTTTCTGcacatatttatcaaatttatgatCTCAAAGTCAAGCATCCACCACTTGATCTTAACCTCTATAAAAATGGAGACAGAAGAGCAAAGATATGCATCACTTCCAGACCTCAAATTGATCATTACATTTTGCATCTTCAGGCAAACAGGCATATCACCCAACAGGACGACTTTATACTTGAAATATAATCAGTGATATTAATGCAAAATTGCAAATCGAATGTGTAATAGTTAATCTTGTGTTTGACCATGATTTTGATAAAGACTTAAATCTATGATGAAGTTTTACATCTGAAATTCATGTGGGCTCTTACAGAAAAAAGTAGTGTTTAGATTTTGAAGTAGCCATCAGATTGGTACACAGTAATTTTGTGGAACTCCTCAAAAACAAACGTAGCAATCAATCTAACATCCACGGGTTATTACCAAGAATTTCAGTTTGATTGACTTGGAGATTTCTGAGTGATTTCGCTTCATATAACCTGTAGAATGAAGGGCTGGCTGAACCCAAAATAATATCAGGACTAGGTCCTCCctgaatatttaatttcaaagtCGACCAAGTCAGCGTTAACATACACAAACATGATGTGCTCATGGAAGAGAACTTGGGTGGATTTTTTGAGAGTGAGAAAGGGACAGAGGGATGGAAAGAAGCTCTGAAGAAGTGGCTGAAAAGAGACTTTACGATGCTGCTGCAAGAGGGGATACAAGATCTTTGCACGAATTGCTCAAACAAGATCCATTGCTCCTCGATAGAGTCTCGTATACATGTCCCAATAAGACTCCTTTACATGTAGCAACCTTACAGGGTTACCTGGCCTTTGTTCAGGAAATCTTGAATCAGAATCCACAGCTTGCTGAAGAATTAGACTTGCAACAATATTCGGCCCTCCACATAGCATCAGCCAAAGGTTACATGGAAATTGCAAGAAAACTGATATCAGCTGCACCTGATATGTGCCTGGCTCGTGACTGTCAAGGCAGGAACCCCCTCCATCTTGCAGCCATGAAAGGCCATGTTCAGGTCATGGCAGAGCTCATTCGAAAGGCTCCCCTTGCTGCTAGAGAAAAGCTGGACAGAGGTCTCAGCCTGTTGCATTTGTGTGTCAAATACTGCCAGTTAGAGGCTTTGAAGATGTTGGTGCCGTCCATGAATGAACTTCTGAATTCAAAGGATGACCATGGTGACACCATATTGCATATGGCAGTTAGAGATAAACAAATTGAGGTAAGGCAAAGTCTTCTTTGACTTACAATTTGTTTGTgtcattttattctttattaatgattCAAGTAGGAGCTATTGATGATTCTGTATCTACTCCGATACTCTTGCCAATAAAGAGTTGAACTGTCTCAGTTTCCAGTATTGGttagtgtgtgtatatatgacGAGTAAATGTGGCAGCTCAACTGaacaaaatattcttaaacaTGATTTATGCGCATTTCCAagatgctttttttttattggccATAGATTAGGTTCAAATGCTCTGTTTATGCATACCTGAATTGCAACTGAAAGGATCAACAAGCTGATCCAAAACATCTTCACCTGTAATCATCCACTATCTCAAAGTTGAATGCTATGCTTGCAGATTATCCAGTATTTGGTAGGCAGCACCAGCATAGATATTAATGCAAAGAACTCCGAGGGACAAACAGCAATCGacattttaaaacaaaatccaACAGATGCAACAAATTTAGAAATCAGAAAAATCTTTAGGCCCAGACTCTGCAATTCCAGCAGCACAAAAACTCAACAGCCAGAAAAGTGGCTAACCAAAAAAAGAGACTCGATAATGGTGGTGGCAATCCTCATAGCAACGATGGCTTTCCAAGCTGGCGTGACCCCCGCAGGTGGTGTTTGGCAAGAAGATTCAACACATGATTCAAATGGCAACCCTGTGACCAATCCTCACTGGGCAGGAGAGGCTGTAATGGCTCGTAATCAtcctaaatattataagaGCTTCATGCGTGCCAACACAGTAGCATTCGTTTCATCACTTAGCACTATCTTGCTTCTCATCAGTGGACTTCCCTTTAGGCGCAAGCTATTCTTGTGGATTCTGATGGTAATTATGTGGTTGACTATCACGTCAATCGCGGTGACTTATGCCATTTCAGCTCTTGTGGTAACTCCAAGGAAGAACAAAAAATCACTGAGCAATGACATTGAGATTGCAGTAACTGTATGGTGTTGTGTGATGGGAGTTCTTCTAGTCGGGAACACAGTTCGGTTGATAGATAGGTGGTTGAAGAAGAAAGGAATAATCGTATGGAGGCCAAGAAGATATAGAAATCCGAGTGAAATAAACCAAGTAAATGCGGGCCAACAAAGTGTTTGAATGTAATGtacaagaattttatttacttgcCTCCTCTATGAGGTTCATTTTGCCGTTTGCAAAATTTGTTCAAGATGTGAAAAAGAGTGGAAATGACAGAAGATAAGATCAATATAATGCATCTGGATTCAATTTCATACTCTTTGCTCTTAAAATGACAGATCAACAAATGCATATTGCAGCAATAAAACACTAACTGGAATTCATCAAAGTCTCACGGATCACTTCTAACTCACAACTCACAGATGAATTCTTCCATAAACGCAACCACCTTTGCTTATAAGCAATCTCAGATGGCCTGAAATATAGAAACAAGATTACAACCCCCACATGATGGTCCAGATTGAAGAGATTTCTTCTGAAGCCTTTGAAATGGGAAACCACTTCAATGACATGAAGTGTCTTATAATATTCAGTCTTGAATCTTGGAAAAATGCATTTCTTGACATTTATGATTACTTGCGGAATAACAAAGAACCAAGTCATTGGTTACTGAATATGTTAACGAGAATTATAATCTAATCTACATTCAACGACATGTGCCAGGGAATAGAATAGAAATATATTCCACCCAATTTTTCAGGGTCAATTCATGCTCTCTAGATGCAAAATAATAACGAGtctctcttttgttttatctagGGAACTCTGCTTCTTGGCCCCGTGGAAAAGTCTGCAGTCCAAATTGGAGGCTGCAAAAGTAAACTAAAGTCCTCccaaaaatttcacaaatctGGCGAGTTTGAGGATCCATGCGCGTTAAACGCCatcaaggaaaaagaaatggagCTTCTGAGCTTGCTAGATCAAGATAAACAAGAAGATCATCAAAAACATCAGATACAGCAGAAAAAGCTTCAAGAAGCAGCAATACAAGGCTCCGTCCCGTCTCTCTCACAACTCATACAAGAAAATCCTCAACTTCTTCGGTCAAGCATTTATTCCATGCCCGAAAATCCTTTACACACAGCAGCGCTTCTAGGGCACCTAGAATTCACCAAACAACTTCTTGACATAAATCCTGACCTATCGAAATCGGTGAATTCAAAAGGGTCTTCAGCGCTGCACCTGGCATCGGCAAAAGGGCATGTGAATATAGTGAAAAAGCTAGTTTCGGTGGATTCTTCGATGTGCTTTAATTTGGACGGTGATGGGAGGAGCCCACTTCATCTGGCCGCGATCAAGGGCAGGACGGTGGTTTTGGAGGAGTTGTTAAGGGCTGAGCCGGAGGCGGCGGCAGTATTGACTGGAGGAGGAGAGAGCTGTTTACATCTTTGCGTGAAGTATAATCGCCTTGAGGCGATGAAAGTGTTCCTGCAATGTTTGAAGAGGGATGATCGATTCGTGGACTGGAAGGATCAAGATGGGAATACTGTTCTGCACCTTGCAGTTGCCAAGAAACAGATTGAGGTGTGTAACATTTCGATTACTGCTATTAATCAATGAAGTTTCACTAGATAATATGAGGCTTTAACTGCAGATTAGATTATATCTCAATttcctttgattttattaagaaTTGCATGTCGCCATTGGACTCAACAAAAATAGCTATTGATTtcccttttcctcttcttctttgtCTTCCTTAGCAATTTAAGATCTAGTATTTGTTACTTTACATTTTTTCAGTTCATGACAGCATAGTAAGAGATTTAGCTGAAGTAGGCCTGATAGAAATTGCTAACATTGGGAATATGTTTGCAGATTGTTAGGTATCTGCTAGAAAATACAGGAATAGAAACAGATGCAAGAAATGCAAATGGCTTGACAGCATTAGATCTCTTGTTACAAAGCCCCGGAGACTTGAGGGATCTGGAGATCAAGCAATGTCTTGATCAGGGCAGTTCTTCAAGAACTGATCGGAATGAATCCATGGCAATTAAGGCAGATATCTCCAAAACGTTTAGAACTACACCATCCAAACAGACTAAGGTCCCAAGCAATATCCCCAAGAAACACAAGCACACCGATTGGTTGGCCAGGAAACGAAATGCGTTGATGATTGTTGCCTCACTGCTTGCAACAGTTGCATTTCAAGCCGGGCTCTCCCCACCAGGCGGGGTGTGGCAGGATGATTTTTCAGGCAATCCCAATAGCACCACTGTGTCTGATAAACCACACAAAGCCGGACAATCTGTCATGGCATACACTCTTCCTTCAAAATACGGGCAATATATGATCTTCAACACCATTGCATTCTTGGCATCATTGAGCATAATCTTGCTACAAGTTAGTGGCTTACcgatgaggaggaggagatgGATGTGGACTCAAATGGTGACGATGTGGATTGCTGTAACTGCTCAGACTCTTACGTATTTCGTCACCTTGATTAACATGACCCCCAAACGTGTCGAGCGCACAGTGTATCAGGTGGCCAAGATTTCTGTTCTCGTTTGGCTGGCGCTGGTTGGTTTCGTGTTTATTGGTAACGTCACTCGCGCcgttttatatatacttaggACATGCGGATACATTGAGGAGAAGGAGAGGGAGCCTCATGTTTCGAgggaagatgaagaagatgatgtGCTTTGATGCTGAGACACActggaagatgaagaagatgatgtGCTTTGATGCTGAGACCAGTGTGATAAGAAGTAACCTATAATCTTTGTTTCATATTGAGACTATgaatatataaagtgaaaattaCTTGGCTCCTTTTGCATTTGTGCAAGAATTCTCCATGTTTTGTGTATTTGGAGTGTTCtgttttggtattttgaaaaaagagagaaaaacagatgtaagtaaatattttttatatatatttatatatatatatataaatgtgtatatatatagtattttgtttgcgagagaaatatagtatatagtatttatgttaagtaattatttattttatattttaaataatgattataaacttaatgaataattaaatgcattgtaatattgtgtttaaaatgatttagttagattttatatttggagtgaaaaaatataatatacaaatcaaattataaatattttgaattagtATGTATTATAggtatattgtcctcaattttcaaatttctcaaatatttcattcaaatagaaaaaagtttgagtataaaattaaaagttgaaaaaaattataattaatagttaaatacattataataatgtgttgaaaatacattCGTTATACTTTATATTCAAAGTGATAAATTTTAGtagataattgaagtaataaaaaatttaaattaagtatgTAGTCCTAGTATATTGTCCTCAATATATAAAACTGCGaatgtattaaatatttttaaccattagtttcataagttaataatGATTTTGATGAGTATCCAAATATCGCACCTACAAAAGGACCAAAACGCCcctcattaagggcattatagTCATTTTGCGATCAGGATCCGCGTACGTTGTAGCAGGCGGGTCGCAGttgacccgacccggatcgcGTACACCGACCGAAGACCCGGATAATGACCACCGTTCGATCAGAACGCGCACCGACGAGatgaggccacgtggcccagtacttgACGTACAACtgtgttctataaatagaccccgacgCACCATAAATGAGGGAACTGATACGTATTAATTGAGACCGAATTTTTAGATCGCACctatttctctcgatcaacctaacttgagcgtcggagggtcattgtcggggacgtgcccgacgagctcacagTTCGTGTTTTAATTCTCAGGGGACCCAAAATCTGGTCTTGGACGAATTGGCATTCTGAAGGGAGATCGAATCTCGAGATCGCAttattcgacccggatcagttggcgccgtctgtgggaacatcTGAGAA includes:
- the LOC105165041 gene encoding uncharacterized protein LOC105165041, translating into MERLETELFEAAAKGSITSLQKLLKKDPLILDRVVVNIFSETPLHVAAMLGHIDFVKEIMRIRPQLASELNSMRLSPLHLASAKGHVHIVRTLLSVDPRMCLTQDKKGLTPLHLASIKGRLEVMNILLQAKPDAAEVTVYRGENILHMCVKQYQLEALKLLVKTIDDPGFINSKDTGGNTVLHLAVEDKQVETIKFLLSVPALEVNALNLNGMTAVNVLIKSRRDVRDSEIEESLKLAGCFGTTETNTALHTYQNMASPLSPCPDHLISPMNMQTNSLRNLPIKQEDWLERKRSALMVVASLIATMAFQVGVNPPSGVWQDDNLVDSQGNPVSDPHRAGYSVMAHNYPKAYPRFYMINTTAFIASLSIILLLMSGLPIRRRFFMWILMVITWLAITAIALAYTVSIMVLTPSHEEKSVLSVVGYSVFVWLCLMALLLIGHTIRLIIKLNEGLAEPKIISGLERDRGMERSSEEVAEKRLYDAAARGDTRSLHELLKQDPLLLDRVSYTCPNKTPLHVATLQGYLAFVQEILNQNPQLAEELDLQQYSALHIASAKGYMEIARKLISAAPDMCLARDCQGRNPLHLAAMKGHVQVMAELIRKAPLAAREKLDRGLSLLHLCVKYCQLEALKMLVPSMNELLNSKDDHGDTILHMAVRDKQIEIIQYLVGSTSIDINAKNSEGQTAIDILKQNPTDATNLEIRKIFRPRLCNSSSTKTQQPEKWLTKKRDSIMVVAILIATMAFQAGVTPAGGVWQEDSTHDSNGNPVTNPHWAGEAVMARNHPKYYKSFMRANTVAFVSSLSTILLLISGLPFRRKLFLWILMVIMWLTITSIAVTYAISALVVTPRKNKKSLSNDIEIAVTVWCCVMGVLLVGNTVRLIDRWLKKKGIIVWRPRRYRNPSEINQVNAGQQSVGTLLLGPVEKSAVQIGGCKSKLKSSQKFHKSGEFEDPCALNAIKEKEMELLSLLDQDKQEDHQKHQIQQKKLQEAAIQGSVPSLSQLIQENPQLLRSSIYSMPENPLHTAALLGHLEFTKQLLDINPDLSKSVNSKGSSALHLASAKGHVNIVKKLVSVDSSMCFNLDGDGRSPLHLAAIKGRTVVLEELLRAEPEAAAVLTGGGESCLHLCVKYNRLEAMKVFLQCLKRDDRFVDWKDQDGNTVLHLAVAKKQIEIVRYLLENTGIETDARNANGLTALDLLLQSPGDLRDLEIKQCLDQGSSSRTDRNESMAIKADISKTFRTTPSKQTKVPSNIPKKHKHTDWLARKRNALMIVASLLATVAFQAGLSPPGGVWQDDFSGNPNSTTVSDKPHKAGQSVMAYTLPSKYGQYMIFNTIAFLASLSIILLQVSGLPMRRRRWMWTQMVTMWIAVTAQTLTYFVTLINMTPKRVERTVYQVAKISVLVWLALVGFVFIGNVTRAVLYILRTCGYIEEKEREPHVSREDEEDDVL